One Streptomyces fagopyri DNA window includes the following coding sequences:
- a CDS encoding amidase domain-containing protein: protein MAVALSAVLLPLSTAHAANAPVTVDRATTDAFGRIADAVLTDRTDALLVPGTVAPRAALRAAANAAGTRGVSLSAALTRTEDTAVASLHGTRSRLAALGEAYTAADTGVTVDRTRVTGKRATAWVTETTVLTYRRIRGDEPATTGFSAHHVLTFAAQPDGTWKLSGLRSTDDGPRQVNEPVTVAEPVTATPAGVTTMAVIDAPRAATTYPAPAAAKNLTGGTYDYAAMATYAEKYWKNYNTAYRSFNSAGGDCTNYVSQSLKAGGWQSVTSSDEDYGTWYYGTSGQSDSWVGVNEWSWFTQTARRTTPLANVYQMDVGDVMQMDFDKDGSKDHTMITSYRSSSGVPYLTYHDTDTYRRSVSSLLASYPNSAYYAYRT from the coding sequence ATGGCGGTTGCCCTCTCCGCCGTCCTGCTGCCCCTGTCCACCGCCCACGCGGCGAACGCGCCCGTCACCGTCGACCGGGCCACGACCGACGCCTTCGGCCGGATCGCGGACGCCGTGCTGACCGACCGCACGGACGCCCTGCTCGTCCCGGGGACGGTGGCCCCCCGCGCGGCACTGAGAGCGGCCGCGAACGCCGCGGGGACGAGAGGGGTCTCCCTGTCCGCCGCGCTGACGCGCACCGAGGACACCGCGGTCGCCTCCCTGCACGGCACCCGGTCCCGCCTCGCGGCGCTGGGCGAGGCCTACACCGCCGCCGACACCGGGGTCACCGTCGACCGGACCCGGGTGACGGGAAAGCGGGCGACGGCCTGGGTCACCGAGACCACCGTCCTCACCTACCGGAGGATCCGTGGCGACGAGCCCGCCACGACGGGCTTCAGCGCGCACCACGTCCTGACGTTCGCCGCCCAGCCGGACGGCACCTGGAAGCTGTCCGGCCTGCGCTCGACGGACGACGGTCCCCGGCAGGTCAACGAGCCGGTGACCGTCGCCGAGCCCGTGACCGCCACGCCGGCGGGCGTGACCACGATGGCGGTCATCGACGCGCCCAGGGCGGCGACCACGTATCCCGCGCCCGCCGCCGCCAAGAACCTCACCGGCGGCACGTACGACTACGCGGCGATGGCCACGTACGCCGAGAAGTACTGGAAGAACTACAACACCGCCTACCGGAGCTTCAATTCGGCCGGCGGCGACTGCACCAACTATGTGAGCCAGTCCCTGAAGGCGGGTGGCTGGCAGTCGGTGACGTCCTCGGACGAGGACTACGGCACCTGGTACTACGGCACTTCGGGGCAGTCCGACTCCTGGGTCGGGGTGAACGAGTGGTCCTGGTTCACCCAGACCGCACGGCGGACCACCCCGCTGGCGAACGTCTACCAGATGGACGTCGGCGACGTCATGCAGATGGACTTCGACAAGGACGGGTCCAAGGACCACACCATGATCACGTCCTACCGCAGTTCGAGCGGCGTACCGTATCTGACCTACCACGACACCGACACCTACCGCCGGTCGGTGTCGAGCCTCCTCGCGTCGTACCCGAACTCCGCGTACTACGCCTACCGCACCTGA
- a CDS encoding DUF4383 domain-containing protein: MATHVLRPGPRKRFALDEHLPVDHRLSTFYRIGAGLMGLFLLAFGILGLTDNIGFFTTHGDTVVGLNTNGTLSVLSICVGLILFAGMVIGGNVASTVNMVFGVLFILSGFLNLALLDTTFNFLAFHIQNVLFSFVVGVLLMFFGMYGRVGSALPHDNPYWKARHPETVEREERIRTLNESATATALQRGRSTPEAPGTPGAGVSRRKDPGVMGPGDGSRGAGKSRGEDPGTLGRQGEDPGTAGPGGRDPGAMDP; this comes from the coding sequence ATGGCCACGCACGTACTTCGTCCCGGACCCAGGAAGCGCTTCGCCCTCGACGAGCACCTGCCCGTCGATCACCGGCTGAGCACGTTCTACCGGATAGGCGCGGGCCTGATGGGCCTGTTCCTGCTCGCCTTCGGCATCCTGGGCCTCACCGACAACATCGGCTTCTTCACCACCCACGGGGACACCGTCGTGGGGCTGAACACCAACGGCACGCTCAGTGTGCTGTCCATCTGCGTCGGGCTCATCCTGTTCGCGGGCATGGTGATCGGCGGGAACGTCGCGTCGACCGTGAACATGGTGTTCGGCGTGCTGTTCATCCTCAGCGGCTTCCTGAACCTGGCGCTGCTGGACACCACCTTCAACTTCCTCGCCTTCCACATCCAGAACGTGCTGTTCAGCTTCGTGGTGGGCGTCCTGCTGATGTTCTTCGGGATGTACGGGAGGGTCGGCTCGGCACTGCCGCACGACAACCCGTACTGGAAGGCCCGCCATCCCGAGACGGTGGAGCGGGAGGAGCGCATCCGGACCCTGAACGAGTCGGCCACGGCGACGGCCCTGCAACGAGGCCGCAGCACCCCGGAGGCACCGGGGACCCCGGGAGCGGGCGTCTCCAGAAGGAAGGACCCGGGTGTCATGGGTCCCGGAGACGGGAGCCGCGGCGCCGGGAAATCCCGCGGTGAGGACCCCGGCACCCTGGGCCGCCAGGGCGAGGACCCCGGCACCGCGGGCCCCGGGGGCAGGGATCCCGGGGCCATGGACCCGTAG
- a CDS encoding DUF4097 family beta strand repeat-containing protein encodes MARTARTGSTARTAHTARTRAVAATGAVVALVASLAACGAGAGDDQHPDHRSFALHGRTLTVDSDDSALELVVAGSRTDKVEVTRWFEGHVVVGGDPRVTWAMKDDRLILRMKCSGMIADCSAKHRIVVPPGVAVKVVDGDGSVRANGFAAALSIRTSDGSVRVTDSSGPLDLRSGDGSISALDVDSRRVRARTEDGSVRLGLGVVPDLVDSRSGDGSLTIELPHHAYRVAAGSDDGSVHVSVPRDPAGSHRVSAHTGDGNITVRTAE; translated from the coding sequence ATGGCACGTACAGCACGTACAGGAAGTACAGCACGTACGGCACATACAGCACGTACTCGGGCAGTGGCCGCGACCGGCGCCGTCGTGGCCCTCGTCGCGTCGCTCGCGGCATGCGGCGCCGGCGCCGGGGACGACCAGCACCCGGATCACCGGTCCTTCGCCCTGCACGGGCGCACGCTCACCGTCGACTCCGACGACTCCGCGCTCGAACTCGTCGTCGCCGGCTCCCGTACGGACAAGGTCGAGGTGACCCGGTGGTTCGAGGGGCACGTCGTCGTCGGAGGCGACCCCCGGGTGACCTGGGCGATGAAGGACGACCGGCTCATCCTGCGGATGAAGTGCTCGGGCATGATCGCCGACTGCAGCGCCAAGCACCGGATCGTGGTGCCGCCCGGCGTCGCCGTGAAGGTCGTCGACGGCGACGGCAGCGTACGGGCGAACGGCTTCGCGGCGGCCCTGAGCATCCGTACGTCGGACGGCAGCGTCCGCGTGACGGACTCCTCCGGCCCGCTGGACCTGCGCAGCGGCGACGGCTCGATCAGCGCGCTCGACGTGGACTCGCGCCGGGTGCGCGCCCGTACCGAGGACGGCTCCGTACGGCTCGGGCTCGGCGTCGTACCCGACCTGGTGGACTCCCGCAGCGGCGACGGTTCCCTCACCATCGAGCTGCCCCACCACGCCTACCGGGTGGCCGCCGGGAGCGACGACGGCTCGGTGCACGTGTCCGTGCCCCGCGACCCGGCCGGCTCCCACCGCGTCTCCGCGCACACCGGCGACGGGAACATCACCGTACGGACCGCGGAGTAG
- a CDS encoding tyrosine-type recombinase/integrase → MANSKGRRRRFGSVRKLPSGRFQARYRGPDGLMRTADTTFATQTDADRWLVKQEAKILDGDWTNPDVKIAFGDFARSWFKDRDYAATTRERNAGVLNRHILPTFRAVPLREITTPQVRRWRTDLLDAGVGPATVSKAYQVLRAIMNTAVDDGLIERNPCRVKGAGTVTHTERPFLSVPEVYRLADAVPPHCRALVLLAAFAVLRFGELAALQRRDIDVEARTVSVRRSYSETRTDGLTVKAPKSAAGVRTVAFPASLVPELAHHLAEHAEAGRTGLVFVGARGGVLRRNNFRRIWLRALTATGLGDVHFHDLRHTGNTLAATGGATTRELMQRMGHSSVRAALVYQHLVNGRDHEIADYVDGQIRKVKRPPRGPSGT, encoded by the coding sequence ATGGCGAACTCCAAGGGGCGCCGTCGCCGCTTCGGGTCCGTGCGCAAGTTGCCCTCCGGCCGCTTCCAGGCCCGCTACCGAGGCCCGGACGGTCTGATGCGCACGGCTGACACGACGTTCGCGACGCAGACCGATGCGGACCGCTGGCTGGTCAAGCAAGAGGCCAAGATCCTCGACGGCGACTGGACGAACCCCGACGTGAAGATCGCGTTCGGTGACTTCGCGCGGTCGTGGTTCAAGGATCGTGACTACGCGGCCACCACGCGGGAGCGCAACGCCGGCGTGCTCAACCGGCACATCCTGCCGACGTTCCGCGCTGTCCCCCTGCGGGAGATCACCACGCCGCAGGTACGGCGCTGGCGTACTGACCTGCTCGATGCCGGAGTCGGGCCGGCCACCGTCTCCAAGGCGTACCAAGTCCTCCGGGCCATCATGAACACAGCCGTGGATGACGGACTGATCGAACGCAATCCGTGCCGGGTTAAGGGCGCGGGAACGGTCACCCACACCGAGCGGCCGTTCCTCTCTGTACCCGAGGTGTACCGGCTCGCCGACGCGGTCCCGCCGCACTGCCGCGCCCTGGTCCTCCTGGCCGCGTTCGCCGTGCTCCGCTTCGGCGAGCTGGCCGCTCTCCAGCGTCGGGACATCGACGTGGAGGCCCGTACCGTCTCCGTCCGCCGCTCGTACTCCGAGACCCGGACCGACGGCCTCACGGTCAAGGCGCCCAAGAGCGCGGCAGGCGTCCGCACCGTGGCGTTCCCGGCCTCGCTCGTGCCCGAGTTGGCGCACCACCTGGCGGAGCATGCGGAAGCCGGCCGCACCGGGCTCGTCTTCGTCGGGGCCCGCGGCGGTGTCCTCCGGCGGAACAACTTCCGGCGGATCTGGCTCCGCGCGCTCACCGCGACCGGTCTCGGTGACGTCCACTTCCACGATCTCCGGCACACCGGGAACACCCTCGCCGCGACCGGCGGCGCCACCACCCGCGAGTTGATGCAACGGATGGGCCACTCGTCGGTGCGGGCCGCGCTGGTCTATCAGCACCTCGTCAACGGGCGCGATCACGAGATCGCCGACTACGTGGACGGTCAGATCAGGAAGGTGAAGCGTCCTCCGCGCGGTCCATCTGGCACGTGA
- a CDS encoding helix-turn-helix domain-containing protein: protein MKDRYLSVDQVAELLGTSARFPRRLIAERRITFVKVGRHVRIPESAVDAYITEHTVEPITVRPSRLKAVA from the coding sequence ATGAAGGACCGATACCTCAGCGTCGATCAGGTGGCCGAACTGCTCGGCACCTCCGCGCGCTTCCCCCGGCGCCTGATAGCCGAGCGGCGCATCACCTTCGTGAAGGTCGGCCGTCACGTCCGAATCCCGGAGAGTGCCGTGGACGCCTACATCACGGAGCACACCGTGGAGCCGATCACGGTCCGTCCCTCGCGCCTGAAGGCGGTGGCCTGA
- the repSA gene encoding replication initiator protein RepSA, producing MNLLTDPVTLGDLLRVASADDFDRWHEQIRRTGGCADPIHLTGWTLTKDKTTGQTLHHYSTESEPGGRLRVACGNRRASRCPSCAWTYAGDTYHLIRSGLAGDDRRDIPSTVRDHPRVFATLTAPSFGPVHNRPDRGVCRCGIRHPAADPALGTALDLETYDYAGAVLFNNHAGDLWQRFTNRLRRELAARAGLSQRELKESARLSYGKVAEFQKRGALHFHAVIRLDGADGPDTPPPSWASVGLLTDAIRAAAAHSYTSVSAPAVDTQPARTFRWGTQLDVRPVKAFGDGSDITEQAVASYVAKYATKAAENTGTLDRRIGELAELDRHQIPDHTRRLIEACKHLDPLYPERRLWAWAHMLGFRGHFSSKSRRYSTTLGELRQARADFRAAQEREALGLDDREPDTVLVLADWQYAGHGHTPGESALAATIARDLQHNRETAREALRDQLALEGAAA from the coding sequence CTGAACCTCCTGACCGACCCCGTCACCCTCGGCGACCTGCTGAGGGTGGCCTCGGCCGACGACTTCGACCGCTGGCACGAACAGATCCGCCGCACCGGCGGCTGCGCCGACCCCATCCACCTCACCGGCTGGACCCTCACCAAGGACAAGACCACCGGCCAGACCCTGCACCACTACTCGACCGAGTCCGAGCCGGGCGGACGGCTGCGGGTCGCGTGCGGCAACCGGCGGGCCTCCCGCTGCCCCTCCTGCGCGTGGACGTACGCCGGCGACACCTACCACCTCATCCGTTCGGGCCTGGCCGGAGACGACCGCCGCGACATCCCCTCCACCGTCCGCGACCACCCCCGCGTCTTCGCCACCCTCACCGCCCCCTCCTTCGGCCCCGTCCACAACCGTCCCGACCGCGGCGTCTGTCGTTGCGGCATCCGTCACCCCGCCGCCGACCCCGCGCTCGGCACGGCCCTCGATCTGGAGACGTACGACTACGCGGGCGCCGTCCTGTTCAACAACCACGCGGGCGACCTGTGGCAGCGCTTCACCAACCGGCTCCGCCGCGAACTTGCTGCCCGCGCTGGCCTGTCACAGCGGGAGTTGAAGGAGTCGGCCCGGCTCTCCTACGGCAAAGTCGCCGAGTTCCAAAAGCGCGGCGCCCTGCACTTCCACGCCGTGATCCGCCTCGACGGAGCGGACGGCCCCGACACCCCGCCCCCGTCCTGGGCGAGCGTCGGCCTGCTCACCGACGCCATCCGCGCGGCCGCCGCGCACTCCTACACCTCGGTCTCCGCCCCCGCGGTCGACACGCAGCCGGCGCGCACCTTCCGGTGGGGAACTCAGCTCGACGTCCGCCCTGTGAAGGCGTTCGGGGACGGCTCCGACATCACCGAGCAGGCGGTCGCCTCCTACGTCGCGAAGTACGCCACCAAAGCCGCGGAGAACACCGGCACCCTCGACCGCCGGATCGGCGAACTCGCCGAACTCGACCGCCACCAGATCCCCGACCACACCCGCCGCCTCATCGAAGCCTGCAAGCACCTCGATCCGCTCTACCCCGAACGGCGCCTGTGGGCGTGGGCTCACATGCTCGGCTTTCGCGGCCACTTCTCCTCCAAGTCGCGCCGCTACTCCACCACCCTCGGCGAACTCCGCCAGGCCCGCGCCGACTTCCGCGCCGCACAGGAACGCGAAGCCCTCGGCCTGGACGACCGCGAGCCGGACACCGTCCTCGTCCTGGCCGACTGGCAGTACGCCGGCCACGGCCACACCCCCGGCGAATCCGCCCTCGCCGCCACCATCGCCCGCGACCTCCAGCACAACCGCGAGACCGCCCGCGAAGCCCTACGCGACCAACTCGCCCTGGAAGGAGCCGCCGCATGA
- a CDS encoding DNA cytosine methyltransferase, which translates to MRRTATSRPTSIHLFCGAGGDSDGFRRAGFDVVLGANHWSRAVETHAANFPEAEHLCVDLDHYDMRRLPKARVLVGSPICTEGSPADGVSRPKAPLSAGQLDLFQEGPMQAAAWERTRATAYDILRAAEVHNFDAVICENVPRFATAWPLFAWWLHGMEILGFRHQIISVTAAHVGTLDNPHAPQWRDRIFIVFTRTGMRAPNLRLRPPAWCTGCESDVEAVQSWRNGRTIGKYRQQYDYRCPNTRCRHQIVEPYVRPAASAINWDDPGIRIGDRAAHGRGPLADSTLRKIRLGLTKHRVPSVVTVNHADQGDGRAFPALAAPLPTRTVRIGDGIATPPLLVPAGGSWNTTASPVTAPMRTRTTRDSEALLVPAAFITEHRGGGSTTRAIGDPLASITAGGNHHGLVIPYRKGSPTTTGTPLHTIATRESAALVLAADNRVPDPVEVEDCYFRMLSPREHLRAQRFTDDYTVLGHGGEQTKQAGNAVPANVAQWIATALLEVL; encoded by the coding sequence ATGCGTCGCACTGCCACTTCCCGGCCCACGTCCATCCACCTGTTCTGTGGTGCCGGAGGCGACTCGGACGGATTCCGCCGCGCCGGCTTCGACGTCGTCCTCGGCGCCAACCACTGGTCCCGCGCGGTCGAGACCCACGCCGCCAACTTCCCCGAGGCCGAACACCTCTGCGTCGACCTCGACCACTACGACATGCGGCGCCTGCCCAAGGCCCGCGTCCTGGTCGGCTCCCCGATCTGCACCGAGGGCAGCCCCGCCGACGGCGTCAGCCGCCCCAAGGCACCGCTCTCCGCCGGGCAACTGGACCTCTTCCAGGAAGGCCCCATGCAGGCAGCCGCGTGGGAACGCACCCGCGCGACGGCCTACGACATCCTGCGCGCCGCCGAAGTCCACAACTTCGACGCCGTCATCTGCGAGAACGTCCCCCGCTTCGCCACCGCCTGGCCCCTGTTCGCCTGGTGGCTGCACGGCATGGAGATCCTCGGCTTCCGCCACCAGATCATCTCCGTCACCGCCGCCCACGTCGGGACCCTCGACAACCCGCACGCCCCGCAGTGGCGTGACCGAATCTTCATCGTCTTCACCCGCACCGGCATGCGCGCCCCGAACCTGCGACTGCGTCCGCCCGCCTGGTGCACGGGCTGCGAGAGCGACGTGGAAGCCGTGCAGTCCTGGCGCAACGGCCGCACGATCGGGAAGTACCGGCAGCAGTACGACTACCGCTGCCCCAACACCCGCTGCCGTCACCAGATCGTCGAACCCTACGTACGCCCCGCCGCCTCCGCGATCAACTGGGACGACCCCGGCATCCGGATCGGCGACCGCGCCGCCCACGGCAGGGGCCCCCTCGCCGACTCCACCCTCCGCAAGATCCGCCTCGGCCTCACCAAGCACCGGGTGCCGTCCGTGGTCACCGTCAACCACGCCGACCAGGGCGACGGCCGCGCGTTCCCCGCGCTCGCCGCACCCCTGCCCACCCGCACGGTCCGCATCGGCGACGGCATCGCCACACCCCCGCTGCTCGTCCCGGCCGGCGGGAGCTGGAACACCACCGCGTCCCCAGTCACCGCACCCATGCGGACCCGCACCACCCGCGACAGCGAAGCCCTCCTGGTGCCCGCCGCGTTCATCACCGAGCACCGCGGGGGCGGCTCGACCACCCGCGCCATCGGTGACCCGCTCGCCTCCATCACCGCCGGCGGCAACCACCACGGACTCGTCATCCCCTACCGCAAGGGCAGCCCTACGACGACCGGCACCCCGCTCCACACCATCGCCACCCGCGAATCCGCCGCCCTCGTCCTCGCCGCCGACAACCGTGTCCCCGACCCGGTCGAGGTCGAGGACTGCTACTTCCGGATGCTCTCCCCGCGTGAACACCTACGCGCCCAGCGCTTCACCGACGACTACACCGTCCTCGGCCACGGCGGCGAACAGACCAAACAGGCCGGGAACGCCGTGCCCGCCAACGTCGCCCAGTGGATCGCCACCGCCCTCCTGGAGGTCCTGTGA
- a CDS encoding SpdD-like protein — translation MLRPKVPAMPQPTGFVTPPAVVEPTAVIQHTPQTPAPAPFVSPAPVPTRPAVQLTPGAVIALVGSGTAVVLVVGAVLVSMLLAVAITGASVAICALVIRSLINADSKRR, via the coding sequence ATGCTCCGCCCCAAGGTCCCGGCCATGCCCCAGCCCACCGGCTTCGTGACTCCGCCCGCGGTCGTCGAGCCGACCGCCGTCATCCAGCACACCCCGCAGACCCCGGCTCCCGCCCCGTTCGTCTCCCCGGCTCCGGTCCCGACACGGCCGGCCGTGCAGCTCACCCCCGGCGCCGTCATCGCCCTCGTCGGCAGCGGCACCGCGGTGGTCCTGGTCGTCGGCGCCGTCCTGGTCTCGATGCTCCTCGCGGTCGCCATCACCGGCGCATCCGTCGCCATCTGCGCCCTGGTCATCCGCTCGCTCATCAACGCGGACTCCAAGCGGCGCTGA
- a CDS encoding mobile element transfer protein: protein MPARDHFHSVMRIGPVQIGTHRDRHGHTKHAAVCTNDRCGWSADYSSQSAAQLAARTHRCTAR from the coding sequence ATGCCCGCTCGCGACCACTTCCACTCCGTGATGCGGATCGGCCCCGTGCAGATCGGCACCCACCGCGACCGCCACGGCCACACCAAACACGCCGCCGTGTGCACCAACGACCGCTGCGGCTGGTCCGCCGACTACTCCAGTCAGTCCGCCGCCCAGCTCGCCGCCCGCACCCACCGCTGCACCGCCCGCTGA
- a CDS encoding DUF2637 domain-containing protein has product MARPAFRVDAVLVQAVIAGALSFAHLHELADAAGQTGWKGWAYPISVDLLLVAAWRRLRSDGPSRLAWSWFLIALVASLGANVATAGFLDLAHPPAWLRFGIAGWPALAFLGGTLLAHSHTANDPEPNPPAPAVSAPAPEADRESAPEPQPEPAPLPAAEDTPALTPAASAPAGPPVPTALVDHARKLAADHHTRTGSPIDTDTLRARLGVPPHLADAIAAQLT; this is encoded by the coding sequence ATGGCCCGCCCCGCGTTCCGCGTGGACGCCGTCCTCGTTCAGGCCGTCATCGCCGGAGCCCTCTCCTTCGCCCACCTCCACGAACTCGCCGACGCCGCCGGACAAACCGGCTGGAAAGGATGGGCCTACCCCATCTCCGTGGACCTGCTCCTCGTCGCCGCCTGGCGACGACTCCGGAGCGACGGTCCGTCCCGGCTGGCCTGGTCCTGGTTCCTCATCGCCCTGGTCGCCTCGCTCGGCGCCAACGTCGCCACCGCCGGATTCCTCGACCTCGCACACCCCCCGGCCTGGCTGCGCTTCGGCATCGCCGGATGGCCCGCCCTCGCCTTCCTCGGCGGCACCCTCCTCGCCCACTCCCACACCGCCAACGACCCGGAACCGAATCCGCCGGCCCCCGCGGTCTCGGCCCCGGCGCCGGAAGCCGATCGGGAATCCGCCCCCGAACCGCAGCCCGAACCGGCACCGCTTCCCGCAGCCGAGGACACTCCCGCTCTCACCCCCGCCGCTTCTGCTCCGGCTGGTCCGCCGGTCCCGACTGCGCTGGTCGACCACGCCCGCAAACTCGCCGCCGACCACCACACCCGCACCGGATCACCGATCGACACCGACACACTCCGCGCCCGACTCGGCGTCCCCCCGCACCTCGCCGACGCCATCGCCGCCCAACTCACCTGA
- a CDS encoding FtsK/SpoIIIE domain-containing protein, producing the protein MTALTVALVVVIAAALVLRWRRPAWYWLVFGAAFAAVRVLFQYTSVMDACGLTVPPSRWRLAMARLANRPVPESRAPRILRLRPTRTGLVLRLKLRPGQDAFDVSASCDRLRHSFAMYGVTSRELRSGVVEVRMTGYDVLKRVQMPAKTDPAPMRVPVALREDGAVHYRDYRTVPHGLTLGATESGKSVYQRNLVAGLAPMDVALVGIDCKQGVELFPLARRFSALADNPNAALDLLEALVSHMEDVYQVIRAEQRITVNVPDAEIAADIWDLPDHLRPVPIVVLVDEVAELALFATKDEERRRDRIITALVRLAQLGRAAGIYLEICGQRFGSELGKGITMLRAQLTGRTAHRVNDESSANMAFGDIAPDAVLAAIQIPTETPGIAVTGDSSGGWARIRAPHTTLRQAVNLCNKHAGRTPDLPALAPFRPVAGTPALASEPLAKAAPATA; encoded by the coding sequence ATGACCGCGTTAACGGTCGCGCTGGTGGTGGTCATCGCTGCCGCGCTGGTCCTGCGGTGGCGGCGCCCCGCCTGGTACTGGCTGGTCTTCGGTGCCGCCTTCGCCGCGGTGCGCGTCCTGTTCCAGTACACCTCCGTGATGGACGCCTGCGGGCTCACGGTTCCGCCGTCGCGCTGGCGCCTGGCCATGGCCCGTCTCGCCAACCGGCCCGTCCCCGAATCCCGCGCGCCACGCATCCTGCGCCTCCGGCCCACCCGGACCGGCCTGGTGCTCCGGCTCAAGCTCCGTCCCGGGCAAGACGCCTTCGACGTCTCCGCCTCCTGCGACCGGCTGCGCCACTCCTTCGCCATGTACGGCGTCACCTCACGTGAACTGCGCTCCGGGGTCGTCGAGGTCCGGATGACCGGATACGACGTCCTCAAGCGGGTCCAGATGCCCGCCAAGACCGATCCGGCACCGATGCGGGTCCCGGTCGCCCTACGCGAGGACGGTGCGGTGCACTACCGCGACTACCGGACCGTCCCGCACGGGCTCACGCTCGGTGCCACGGAGTCGGGGAAGTCCGTCTACCAGCGCAACCTGGTGGCCGGCCTCGCCCCGATGGATGTCGCGCTGGTCGGGATCGACTGCAAGCAGGGCGTGGAACTCTTCCCGCTGGCTCGCCGGTTCTCCGCGCTCGCCGACAATCCCAACGCCGCCCTCGACCTCCTCGAAGCCCTCGTCTCCCACATGGAAGACGTCTACCAGGTGATCCGGGCCGAGCAGCGGATCACGGTGAACGTGCCGGATGCGGAGATCGCCGCAGACATCTGGGACCTCCCCGACCACCTGCGCCCGGTCCCGATCGTGGTCCTGGTCGACGAGGTCGCCGAACTCGCCCTGTTCGCCACGAAGGACGAGGAGAGGCGCCGGGACCGCATCATCACCGCCCTGGTCCGCCTCGCCCAGCTCGGGCGGGCTGCTGGGATCTATCTGGAGATCTGCGGGCAGCGCTTCGGCTCCGAACTAGGCAAGGGCATCACCATGCTCCGGGCCCAGCTCACCGGCCGCACCGCCCACCGCGTCAACGACGAATCCTCCGCCAACATGGCCTTCGGAGACATCGCCCCCGACGCGGTCCTCGCCGCTATCCAGATCCCCACCGAGACCCCCGGCATCGCCGTGACCGGCGACTCCTCCGGCGGCTGGGCCCGTATCCGCGCGCCGCACACCACGCTGCGCCAAGCCGTGAACCTCTGCAACAAGCACGCCGGCCGCACCCCGGACCTGCCCGCCCTCGCGCCGTTCCGGCCCGTCGCCGGCACCCCGGCACTGGCCTCCGAGCCGCTGGCCAAGGCTGCTCCCGCGACCGCCTGA
- a CDS encoding SCO3933 family regulatory protein, translated as MRQIPVDTTNATVMVAKAPQPKVKDRRTGEIALDKDGVTLMTVEVMFSTPDEVEILKLTVPQPGVSEDLAMGTPVALTGLVASAWENEFNGQKRHGIAFRAVAVTSLAAAGSTSKAA; from the coding sequence GTGCGCCAAATTCCCGTCGACACCACGAACGCGACCGTGATGGTCGCCAAGGCCCCGCAGCCGAAGGTCAAGGACCGCCGGACCGGTGAGATCGCCCTCGACAAGGACGGCGTCACGCTGATGACGGTGGAGGTCATGTTCTCCACGCCGGACGAGGTGGAGATCCTCAAGCTCACCGTCCCCCAGCCGGGCGTCTCCGAGGACCTGGCCATGGGCACCCCCGTCGCCCTGACGGGCCTGGTCGCCTCGGCGTGGGAGAACGAGTTCAACGGCCAGAAGCGCCACGGAATCGCCTTCCGCGCGGTCGCCGTCACCTCGCTCGCCGCCGCCGGCTCGACGTCGAAGGCGGCCTGA